The Luteitalea sp. genome has a segment encoding these proteins:
- the pcaF gene encoding 3-oxoadipyl-CoA thiolase, whose protein sequence is MTRAVFICDGVRTPFGRYGGALAAVRTDDLAAIAIRALTARNAPVDWEAVDDVFIGCANQAGEDNRNVARMAVLLAGLPEVVSATTINRLCGSGMDAVALAARSIRCGEAELVVAGGVESMTRAPFVLGKTAAPFSRAPKLEDTTMGWRFVNQALKARYGVDSMAETAENLVAQFGIARRDQDTFALRSQQRWAAAHRAGAFADEITPVTVPEDKDKRRIVGQDEHPRPDTSLEALARLEGIVRPEGSVTAGNSSGINDGSCALLLASEAAVHRYGLDPKVRVLGAATAGVSPRIMGIGPVPATRKLLARLGLTLTDIDIVELNEAFAAQALAVTRQLGLSDDAEHVNPNGGAIAIGHPLGASGARLVATAMYQLRHMRGRYALCTMCIGVGQGISLVVERV, encoded by the coding sequence CATTGCGATTCGCGCGCTCACGGCGCGCAATGCACCGGTCGATTGGGAAGCTGTCGACGATGTGTTCATCGGCTGCGCGAATCAGGCCGGTGAAGACAACCGGAACGTCGCACGCATGGCGGTGCTGCTCGCCGGTTTGCCCGAGGTCGTCTCCGCCACGACGATCAATCGACTGTGCGGCTCCGGCATGGATGCCGTCGCGCTCGCGGCTCGCAGCATTCGGTGCGGCGAAGCGGAGCTCGTCGTGGCGGGCGGGGTCGAAAGCATGACGCGCGCGCCATTCGTGCTCGGCAAGACAGCGGCGCCGTTTTCTCGCGCGCCCAAGCTCGAGGACACGACGATGGGATGGCGCTTCGTCAACCAGGCGTTGAAGGCACGCTACGGCGTCGATTCGATGGCCGAGACAGCGGAGAACCTCGTGGCCCAGTTTGGCATCGCCCGCCGCGATCAAGACACCTTCGCGCTTCGCAGTCAGCAGCGATGGGCCGCGGCTCACCGGGCTGGTGCGTTTGCCGACGAGATCACACCCGTGACGGTGCCAGAGGACAAGGATAAACGCCGGATCGTGGGCCAAGACGAACATCCCCGACCAGACACGTCGCTGGAAGCCCTGGCCAGGCTCGAGGGGATCGTCAGGCCCGAGGGCTCTGTGACTGCCGGCAATTCATCTGGCATCAACGACGGCAGTTGCGCGTTGCTCCTAGCCAGCGAAGCCGCAGTGCATCGGTACGGCTTGGACCCCAAAGTGCGCGTCCTCGGTGCGGCCACTGCGGGCGTGTCTCCGAGAATCATGGGTATCGGCCCGGTGCCAGCCACCCGCAAGCTGCTCGCACGACTCGGCCTGACCCTGACGGACATCGACATCGTCGAGCTCAACGAAGCGTTCGCCGCGCAAGCGCTTGCCGTCACACGACAATTGGGGTTGTCCGATGACGCCGAGCACGTGAATCCGAATGGAGGCGCCATCGCCATCGGCCATCCGTTGGGGGCGAGCGGTGCGCGCCTCGTCGCAACTGCGATGTACCAGCTCCGTCACATGCGTGGCCGATATGCGTTGTGCACGATGTGCATCGGCGTGGGACAGGGCATCTCTCTGGTTGTCGAACGGGTGTGA